The window GGCGCGCGCTCACCGCTGTCGTAACAGATCAGCGAAATATCCTGCGGCACCCGCAGCCGGTGTTCGTTGATCGCCAGCAGCGCGCCGATGGCCATTTCTTCGTTACAGCAGTAAATGGCGGTCGGGGCGGTTTCCTGTTGCAGCAGCTGGTCGGTGCAGCGGTAGCCGCTTTCCAGATCGTAAACGCCTTCCAGGCAGGCCAGCGGCTTGATGTGCGCCGCCTGCATCGCCTGTTCGAAACCCTGCAGCCGCAGCAGGCTGGAAGGGCGTTCGCGCGGGCCGCTAATGCAGGCGATGCGCCGATGGCCGGCATCGATCAGCCGCTGTGTCGCCATGCGGCTGGCGCGCGGATGATCGAAAGTGACGCAACGCTCCTCCAGGCCCGGCACCAGGCGATCGAGCAGCACAAAGTGGCGCTGCTCGGCTGCCAGCTGGCGCAATTGGCCGTCGCTGAGAAAGCGCACGTGCAGGATCACCCCGTCGCAGCGCAGGTTGAACAGGCGCTGAATCGCCTGCCATTCGTTTTCGGCGCTGCTGCGCCCCTGTGTGACCAGCAGCTGTTTGCCGTGGGACTCGGCTTCGGTCTGCACAAAATCCATTAAGGCGCCGAAGAAGCCACCGCGGTAAGAGGTGGTGACCAGGCCCAGCGTGTTGCTGTGGCTGGAGGCCAGCGCGCGTGCTGCGGGGTTGGGGGTATAACCGAGCTGGGCGACCGCGCGTTCAACCTTCTCGCGAGTCGGCGCCTTGACGTTGCTGTCGCCGTTCACCACGCGAGACACGGTGGCGCGGGATACGCCCGCCAGTGCCGCGACATCTTCCAGTGTCACCATCATCCGACTCCTGTTTACGACAAAACGGGCTCGGCGAACCGAACCCCTGCATGTTGCCTGAAACTCCGCGCCGAGCGACGGTCAGTTAAACTGCGGCAGGTAAGGCTGATTCACCGCCAGCACCTCTTCCAACAGCGGTTGCGCCACGTTGGCGTTGGCGACCAGCGGGTTGGTGATCAACGCCAGCAGGCCGCTGCGGCGATCGCCGTGCACCGCCGCCTCGATGGTCAGGCGCTCGTAGGCTTTCACCTGCTGGGTCAAGGCATGCATCGAATCCGGCAATGTGCCGAAGGTCAGCGGATGCGCGCCCTGAGCGTCGACGATACAGTTGATTTCTATCACAGCATCGTCCGGCAAGCCACGGATCGCGCCGCGGTTTGCGGTATTGACCACTAATTGCGTACCAAGATTATTATGGATGGCGCGAATCAGCTCCAGCGCCACTTGCGAATAATATGAACCGCCGCGGAAGCTGAGCTGTTCCGGCTTGCTGTCCAGATGCGGATCGGCATACAGCTCGAACAGCTCCTTCTCCACCTTCATCACCTGCTCGGCGCGGGTGCCGCGCTCGGCGGCGGCGGCCACTTCTTCGGCCAGCATCTCTTTCGTCTGGTAGAAATAGCGGTGATACGGGCAAGGGATGGCGCCGACCGCGCGCAGGAAGTCCGGTTGCCACGGCTCTTCCTTGATATTGTTCATGGTCAGGGCCGCGCCGTCGCACAGCATGTCGATCACCTTGCCGGTCACGTCGCGGCCGTTTTGCGTCACCCGGTGCACCCACACCATGTGGTTCAGGCCGGCGAACTGCAGCTGCACCTCCTCATAAGGCGTTTTCAGCATGTTGGCGATCATGTGGTGCATGCTGATCGGTACATTGCACAGGCCGATGATCTTGGCCTGGGTGTAGCGCGATACCGCTTCGGTCACGATGCCGGCCGGGTTGGTGAAGTTGATGATCCAGGCGTCCGGCGCCAGCTTTTCCACCCGGCGGGCGATGTCCAGCATCACCGGAATGGTGCGCAGCGCCTTGGCGAAGCCGCCGACGCCGGTGGTTTCCTGGCCGATCAGATGATACTTCAGGCCCAGCCGCTCGTCGGCGGCGCGCGCCGGCAACTGGCCAACGCGGAACTGCGTCAGCACGAAGCTGGCGCCGCGGATGGCTTCGTCCAGAGCAAAGTGCACGCTGACCTTTACCTGCTCCAGGCCGTGGCGCGCCAGCATGCGGCGGGTCAGGGCTGCGATGATCTCCACCTTGCTGCGCCCCGGCTCGACGTCCACCAGTGCCAGTTCGGTGACCGGCAGCTCTTCGATACGTTCGATCAGTCCGTCGACCAGTTCGGGGGTGTAGCTGCTGCCGCCGCCGATCACGGCGATTTTCAATGAGCTCATGGGCGGGCCTCCATCTGTGCCTGGCGGCGATACAGTTCGATCATGTCGCCCGCCAGATCCTGAATCACCATGGCGTTCATCAGGTGGTCCTGCGCGTGTACGGTGATCAGATTGATCGCCAGCTTGCCGCAGCCTTCATCCATGCCGATCAGCTCGGTCTGGATCAGGTGAGCCTTTTTCACCCAGGTTTTGGACTCGGCCATGTGTTGGGCGGCGGCGGGGAAATCCCCGGCGCGCGCCTGCTGCAGCGCCATCAACGCGCTGCTGCGCGCGCTGCCGGAGAACACCAGCAGTTCCATGATGGTGCTTTCAAAATCGGCGCTGATTTCAGTCATCAATTCACTCACGCTTTTTCTCCCGTCATTGTGCGGCGATGGCGCCGGCGGATATCGGCATTATGGCG is drawn from Serratia entomophila and contains these coding sequences:
- a CDS encoding PTS lactose/cellobiose transporter subunit IIA, yielding MTEISADFESTIMELLVFSGSARSSALMALQQARAGDFPAAAQHMAESKTWVKKAHLIQTELIGMDEGCGKLAINLITVHAQDHLMNAMVIQDLAGDMIELYRRQAQMEARP
- a CDS encoding LacI family DNA-binding transcriptional regulator — translated: MVTLEDVAALAGVSRATVSRVVNGDSNVKAPTREKVERAVAQLGYTPNPAARALASSHSNTLGLVTTSYRGGFFGALMDFVQTEAESHGKQLLVTQGRSSAENEWQAIQRLFNLRCDGVILHVRFLSDGQLRQLAAEQRHFVLLDRLVPGLEERCVTFDHPRASRMATQRLIDAGHRRIACISGPRERPSSLLRLQGFEQAMQAAHIKPLACLEGVYDLESGYRCTDQLLQQETAPTAIYCCNEEMAIGALLAINEHRLRVPQDISLICYDSGERAPFVRPALTSVHFPISEMAQHATRLLIDPTTPALDFTPQIISRDSIVTVRK
- a CDS encoding 6-phospho-beta-glucosidase, giving the protein MSSLKIAVIGGGSSYTPELVDGLIERIEELPVTELALVDVEPGRSKVEIIAALTRRMLARHGLEQVKVSVHFALDEAIRGASFVLTQFRVGQLPARAADERLGLKYHLIGQETTGVGGFAKALRTIPVMLDIARRVEKLAPDAWIINFTNPAGIVTEAVSRYTQAKIIGLCNVPISMHHMIANMLKTPYEEVQLQFAGLNHMVWVHRVTQNGRDVTGKVIDMLCDGAALTMNNIKEEPWQPDFLRAVGAIPCPYHRYFYQTKEMLAEEVAAAAERGTRAEQVMKVEKELFELYADPHLDSKPEQLSFRGGSYYSQVALELIRAIHNNLGTQLVVNTANRGAIRGLPDDAVIEINCIVDAQGAHPLTFGTLPDSMHALTQQVKAYERLTIEAAVHGDRRSGLLALITNPLVANANVAQPLLEEVLAVNQPYLPQFN